One region of Pseudomonas sp. ABC1 genomic DNA includes:
- the gorA gene encoding glutathione-disulfide reductase, whose translation MSYDFDLFVIGAGSGGVRAARFAAGFGARVAVAESRYLGGTCVNVGCVPKKLLVYAAHYAEEIEQASGYGWNIEGAGFDWQTLIANKDREIQRLNGIYRKLLLDSGVTLLEAHARIVDAHTVEVDGVRYSAAHILIATGGWPSLPDIPGKEHAISSNEAFALDKLPQRVLVVGGGYIAVEFASIFHGCGARTRLLYRGEQFLRGFDQALRNHLQEELTRKGVELSFNSDIVRIDKQADGSLLATLKNGGTLEADCIFYATGRKPMLEGLGLADCQVELDERGYIAVDEDYRTSVPSILAIGDVIGRVQLTPVALAEGMAVARRLFKPEEYRKVDYDGIPTAIFSLPNMATVGLTEEQARKQGHEVQVFQSRFRAMKLSLTDDQERTLMKLVVDSKTDRVLGCHMAGAEAGEIIQGLAVALKAGVTKRMLDETLGIHPTAAEEFVTLRTPLAE comes from the coding sequence ATGAGCTACGACTTCGATCTATTCGTCATCGGCGCCGGTTCCGGTGGCGTACGTGCCGCGCGTTTTGCCGCGGGGTTCGGCGCACGGGTGGCGGTTGCCGAAAGCCGCTACCTGGGCGGCACCTGTGTCAACGTCGGCTGCGTGCCGAAGAAACTGCTGGTCTACGCGGCGCACTACGCCGAAGAGATCGAACAGGCTTCCGGGTACGGCTGGAATATCGAGGGCGCCGGTTTCGACTGGCAGACCCTGATCGCCAACAAGGACCGTGAAATCCAGCGCCTCAACGGCATCTACCGCAAGCTGCTGCTGGACAGCGGCGTTACCTTGCTGGAGGCGCATGCGCGCATCGTCGATGCGCACACGGTGGAAGTCGACGGGGTGCGCTACAGCGCAGCGCATATCCTTATCGCCACTGGTGGCTGGCCGAGCCTGCCGGACATTCCGGGCAAGGAGCATGCGATCAGCTCCAACGAGGCCTTCGCCCTGGACAAGCTGCCGCAAAGGGTTCTGGTGGTCGGTGGTGGTTATATCGCGGTCGAGTTCGCCTCGATCTTCCATGGCTGCGGCGCGCGAACACGCCTGCTGTACCGCGGCGAGCAATTCCTTCGCGGCTTTGACCAGGCGTTGCGCAACCACCTGCAGGAAGAGCTGACGCGCAAGGGCGTCGAGCTGAGCTTCAATAGCGATATCGTTCGTATCGATAAACAAGCCGATGGCAGCCTGCTGGCGACCCTCAAGAACGGCGGCACGCTGGAGGCGGACTGCATTTTCTATGCGACCGGGCGCAAGCCGATGCTGGAAGGGCTGGGGCTGGCGGACTGCCAGGTCGAGCTGGACGAGCGCGGCTATATCGCGGTGGATGAGGATTACCGTACATCGGTGCCCTCGATCCTGGCGATCGGCGATGTCATCGGGCGCGTGCAACTGACGCCCGTCGCCCTGGCGGAAGGCATGGCGGTGGCGCGGCGGCTATTCAAACCGGAGGAATACCGCAAGGTCGACTATGACGGTATTCCGACCGCCATCTTCAGCCTGCCCAATATGGCGACTGTCGGCCTGACCGAAGAACAGGCGCGCAAGCAGGGGCATGAGGTACAGGTTTTCCAGAGCCGTTTCCGGGCGATGAAGCTGAGCCTGACCGACGACCAGGAGCGTACGCTGATGAAACTGGTGGTCGATAGCAAGACCGACCGGGTGCTCGGCTGCCATATGGCGGGTGCGGAGGCGGGGGAGATCATCCAGGGATTGGCGGTGGCCTTGAAAGCCGGCGTGACCAAACGGATGCTGGATGAAACCCTGGGGATCCATCCGACTGCGGCGGAAGAGTTCGTCACCCTGCGCACGCCACTCGCCGAGTGA
- a CDS encoding WYL domain-containing protein yields the protein MEFIDYRLRWDGQINRSSLTDFFGISVPQASLDITEYAKLAESNLEYDTRARVYRATDSFKAVFPSSAVERYLEDLLRVAVQSEVPYGSFLNWQSPVAAVPKLGRRLNADIVGEILRAIREKEYVEVFYQSMNDPIGGERRLSPHALVHDGNRWHVRAYCYKRKDFRDFSLTRIKHCKYGGQDRDRADEDYAWHAIVDVVLIPHPGLTPAQRNLIEADFLMENGEMHVKCRQALLLYLLFQLNLNDDQADQRPEVIQLALKNKNEIKALFQY from the coding sequence TTGGAATTCATCGACTATCGACTGCGGTGGGATGGTCAGATCAACCGAAGCAGCCTCACTGACTTCTTCGGGATCTCTGTACCCCAGGCGTCCCTGGATATCACCGAGTACGCAAAACTCGCCGAAAGCAACCTTGAATACGACACCCGGGCCAGGGTCTACCGGGCGACCGATTCGTTTAAGGCTGTCTTCCCCTCCAGCGCAGTTGAGCGGTACCTGGAAGATCTGCTTCGCGTCGCCGTGCAGTCAGAGGTTCCCTATGGCAGCTTCCTGAACTGGCAATCCCCTGTCGCTGCTGTACCCAAGCTGGGTCGTCGCCTGAACGCGGACATCGTTGGGGAAATCCTCCGCGCGATTCGCGAGAAGGAATATGTCGAGGTCTTCTACCAGTCCATGAACGACCCTATAGGTGGGGAGCGGCGGCTGTCTCCCCACGCGTTGGTGCATGACGGGAACCGCTGGCACGTCCGGGCCTACTGCTACAAACGTAAGGACTTCCGGGACTTTTCTCTGACCCGTATCAAGCACTGCAAATATGGTGGTCAAGATCGCGACCGGGCTGATGAGGACTACGCCTGGCACGCGATAGTGGACGTGGTTCTCATCCCTCACCCAGGCCTCACACCCGCCCAGCGCAATTTGATCGAGGCCGACTTCCTGATGGAGAACGGTGAGATGCACGTCAAATGCCGGCAAGCCCTCCTCCTGTACCTCCTGTTCCAGCTCAACCTGAATGACGATCAGGCTGACCAGAGGCCCGAAGTCATCCAGCTCGCCCTCAAGAACAAGAATGAGATCAAGGCGCTGTTCCAGTATTGA
- the hemN gene encoding oxygen-independent coproporphyrinogen III oxidase, giving the protein MGQTLSFNRALVKKYDRPGPRYTSYPTAPQFHQAFALDDYRTCARESNQAQTAKPLSVYIHIPFCRSLCYYCACNKIITHKTERAAQYLTYLKREIEMQAALFDPSRKLTQLHLGGGTPTYFSDAQLTELMQSLRNAFNLDDSDTHEFSLEVDPRTVTPEQIHRLRALGFNRLSFGVQDFDEKVQQAVNRIQSEEQTVELVHAARDARFKSVSVDLIYGLPLQTEASFSITLDKIIALRPDRIAAYSYAHLPHLVRAQRLIRPEDMPPPERKLELLELTIKRLTAAGYVYIGMDHFALPDDELALARANGTLQRNFQGYSTHADCDLIGLGVSSIGKVGDGYSQNVKELSQYYARIDEGLLPIQRGYRLNADDRLRRDVIVSLMCHGYVSFAEMERRHGIDFRDYFASALAKLTEACRDGLVEIRDDAVVLLPQGHLMMRNVAMAFDAYLEGETQQRFSRTV; this is encoded by the coding sequence ATGGGCCAAACGCTGAGTTTCAACCGCGCACTGGTCAAGAAATACGACCGTCCGGGTCCTCGCTATACGTCCTACCCGACTGCGCCGCAGTTTCACCAGGCCTTCGCTCTGGACGACTACCGGACCTGTGCCCGCGAAAGCAACCAGGCACAAACGGCGAAGCCCTTGTCGGTCTATATCCATATCCCCTTCTGCAGAAGCCTTTGCTACTACTGCGCCTGCAACAAGATCATCACTCACAAGACCGAGCGCGCCGCCCAGTACCTGACCTATCTCAAACGCGAGATAGAAATGCAGGCAGCGCTTTTCGACCCGAGCCGCAAGCTGACCCAGCTTCACCTGGGTGGCGGTACACCGACGTACTTCAGCGATGCGCAACTGACCGAGCTGATGCAATCCCTGCGCAATGCCTTCAACCTGGACGACAGCGATACGCACGAGTTTTCCCTCGAAGTCGACCCACGCACCGTGACCCCGGAGCAGATACACCGGCTACGGGCCCTGGGTTTCAATCGGCTGAGCTTTGGCGTGCAGGATTTCGATGAGAAAGTGCAGCAGGCAGTCAATCGCATTCAGAGTGAGGAGCAGACTGTCGAGCTGGTGCACGCCGCACGTGATGCTCGCTTCAAATCCGTCAGCGTCGACCTGATTTATGGCCTTCCCTTGCAGACCGAGGCCAGTTTCAGCATCACGCTCGACAAGATCATCGCCCTGCGCCCGGACCGCATCGCGGCCTACAGCTATGCCCACCTACCCCATCTGGTTCGCGCCCAGCGGCTGATCCGTCCGGAAGACATGCCTCCACCCGAGCGCAAGCTGGAGTTGCTGGAACTGACCATCAAGCGGCTGACGGCGGCCGGTTATGTCTACATCGGCATGGACCACTTCGCCCTGCCTGATGACGAACTGGCCCTGGCCCGCGCCAACGGTACGCTGCAACGCAACTTCCAGGGTTACTCGACCCATGCCGACTGCGACCTGATCGGCCTTGGCGTGTCCTCGATCGGCAAGGTCGGTGATGGCTACAGCCAGAATGTGAAGGAACTGTCCCAGTACTATGCACGCATCGATGAAGGGCTTCTGCCGATCCAGCGGGGCTACCGGCTGAATGCGGACGATCGCCTGCGTCGGGACGTCATCGTCTCGCTGATGTGCCACGGTTATGTCAGCTTCGCCGAAATGGAGCGACGCCACGGCATCGATTTCAGGGACTATTTTGCCAGCGCATTGGCAAAGCTGACGGAAGCCTGCCGTGACGGGCTGGTGGAGATTCGCGACGATGCGGTCGTACTGCTGCCACAAGGGCATCTGATGATGCGCAACGTGGCGATGGCATTCGATGCCTACCTGGAAGGCGAGACCCAGCAGCGGTTTTCCCGAACGGTGTGA
- a CDS encoding 5'-methylthioadenosine/S-adenosylhomocysteine nucleosidase: MAKLENEFILIAGSISKKTEKASIDLAHDFTRALTKSVLAAQGGLVVYLAGQPVNESGDALTFDWTVAYEAEKLLAEYAPAHQLKIVTSQLAMQEKMTLEQRTLIRRLAAEDYAQIVYIEDDLVTGGNIGDEQVEVATAMIALGGGKGVSDRARKLRKRKLPVLPFDLQLGGFSEDGEGALGLRANFFKDPSAMFFFTGEQVKGRLDSMSLQEPLYSLDKLADLSVGLFQAEIEAKEAAHSPDLLVITAIAIELAAAKKVFGIGEDVPARYSKNGIHFWPVTIQRADGPLSCVVASLGNAGNVNASAVTTLLLSELNPKKVLMMGIAGGRRKKLSLGEVILSERVVYYEGGAAHAGGQIALRPEMQRPGLSTQQDLNAYFATASLPDRLQERAEKLGFAIPVESQAGEVAAKLMVSPATIASGELLIRDPEVFEGFQSIHEKALVAEMEAYGVFDACEKQNVPILVVRGISDYGDTTKDNTFHKVASEAAAIVTLDYATHGWTRKPAL, translated from the coding sequence ATGGCAAAGCTTGAAAATGAATTCATTCTGATTGCGGGCAGCATCTCCAAGAAGACAGAGAAGGCCTCGATCGATCTCGCGCACGACTTCACTCGCGCGTTAACCAAGAGCGTCTTGGCGGCTCAGGGCGGACTCGTTGTCTACCTAGCAGGTCAGCCAGTCAATGAAAGCGGCGATGCATTGACCTTCGATTGGACGGTGGCCTACGAGGCTGAGAAGCTGTTGGCTGAGTACGCCCCAGCTCATCAGTTGAAGATCGTCACCTCGCAGCTGGCCATGCAGGAAAAAATGACCCTTGAACAACGGACATTGATCCGCCGTCTTGCCGCCGAGGACTATGCACAAATCGTCTACATCGAAGACGACCTGGTCACCGGCGGGAACATTGGTGATGAGCAAGTTGAGGTGGCCACGGCAATGATTGCCCTAGGCGGTGGCAAGGGCGTATCCGACCGAGCTCGCAAACTTCGCAAACGTAAGCTTCCAGTTCTGCCGTTTGACCTGCAGCTTGGGGGTTTCAGCGAAGATGGCGAGGGGGCGCTCGGCCTTCGCGCCAATTTCTTCAAGGATCCTTCCGCGATGTTCTTCTTCACCGGCGAGCAGGTGAAAGGACGTCTGGACAGCATGTCCCTACAGGAGCCTCTGTACAGCCTGGACAAGCTGGCAGACCTTTCGGTTGGACTTTTCCAGGCAGAAATCGAGGCCAAGGAGGCGGCACACTCTCCAGATCTCCTAGTCATCACGGCTATCGCCATTGAGCTCGCCGCCGCGAAAAAAGTGTTCGGTATTGGCGAGGATGTACCTGCACGCTACTCCAAAAATGGCATTCATTTCTGGCCCGTAACCATCCAGCGAGCGGACGGCCCTCTCTCATGTGTCGTTGCCTCTCTTGGCAACGCTGGCAACGTCAACGCAAGCGCCGTCACTACCCTTCTGTTGTCAGAGCTGAACCCCAAGAAAGTGCTGATGATGGGGATCGCGGGCGGACGTCGTAAAAAGCTCAGCCTCGGCGAAGTCATTCTATCCGAACGCGTCGTGTACTACGAAGGTGGGGCAGCACACGCTGGGGGCCAGATTGCGCTTCGGCCAGAAATGCAACGTCCAGGACTTTCCACCCAGCAAGATCTCAATGCTTATTTTGCAACCGCGTCGTTGCCTGACCGCCTGCAAGAGCGCGCCGAGAAGCTGGGCTTCGCGATCCCGGTAGAGTCCCAGGCTGGGGAAGTTGCAGCGAAGCTCATGGTGTCGCCGGCAACAATCGCCTCAGGCGAATTGCTCATTCGTGATCCAGAAGTTTTCGAAGGCTTCCAAAGCATTCACGAAAAAGCACTGGTAGCTGAGATGGAGGCCTATGGCGTATTCGACGCCTGCGAAAAGCAGAACGTGCCCATCTTGGTTGTCCGCGGAATCAGCGATTACGGCGACACTACCAAGGACAACACCTTTCACAAAGTGGCGTCTGAGGCTGCAGCCATCGTGACCCTCGATTACGCCACGCACGGATGGACTCGCAAACCGGCTCTCTGA
- a CDS encoding sigma-70 family RNA polymerase sigma factor, whose protein sequence is MEQYYERLIGYLVLKLRDQEQAKDIAHEAYAKVLENTKGKVVLEYPQAYLFRTALNLVTDLYRENAKRPTKSLDDDSIAVEQSTFRTPAKHLYEQERAMMVERALGELQDNCRRAFLLRKLEGLNHDQIALQMNISKAMVEKHIVNAMKHCRIRVREMEYSRADDDAPLRRFSRRSS, encoded by the coding sequence ATGGAACAATACTACGAACGGTTGATAGGCTATCTGGTACTCAAACTGAGGGATCAGGAACAGGCTAAAGACATTGCGCATGAGGCCTATGCGAAGGTGCTGGAAAACACGAAGGGCAAGGTCGTGCTTGAGTACCCCCAGGCCTACCTGTTCCGTACCGCCCTCAACCTCGTCACCGATCTCTATCGCGAGAACGCCAAGCGCCCGACGAAATCACTCGATGACGACAGTATTGCGGTGGAGCAGTCCACCTTCCGCACGCCCGCCAAGCACCTGTACGAGCAGGAGCGCGCCATGATGGTCGAGCGGGCGCTGGGAGAGCTGCAGGACAACTGCCGTCGCGCTTTCCTGCTGCGCAAGCTGGAAGGGCTGAACCATGACCAGATCGCCCTGCAGATGAACATTTCCAAGGCCATGGTGGAGAAGCACATCGTCAATGCCATGAAGCATTGCCGTATCCGGGTCCGGGAGATGGAGTACTCCAGGGCGGATGACGATGCTCCGTTGCGCCGCTTCAGCCGGCGCAGTTCCTGA
- a CDS encoding acylase: protein MNTRKISTTLLVAACLLAGCSHKEAVERSNTLIRWTSFGVPHITASDEKGLGLGVGYAYARDNLCLMADEVVTARGERSKYFGQQGVSSARHANMESDFFFRWLNDERSVAAYWEAQPEEIRQLLSGYAEGFNRYLAKAGSESSCHAEPWLSPLDEKDLVRLIRRLMVEGGAGQFLSAIVAAEPPRKTATDKVAHRAPKLDRFALERGSNAIAVGGERSGNGKGRLLANPHFPWQGALRFYQMHLQIPGKLDVMGASLPGLPVVNIGFNRHVAWTHTVDTSSHFTLFRLELDPQREGHYLLDGQSQPFERRTVQIDVKGENGDLERHERIIYSSHFGPLLNWPGVAEWDEKHAYALKDANLDNPRAPAQWYAINQTDGVASLRRSIEEMQGIPWVNTLAADEQGNALFMNASVVPNVPEQLLHSCADTRLLQTGLPGLDGSRRECDWQRAAGAAQAGILPASSQPVLERRDFVQNSNDSAWMTNPAAPLTGFSPLVSRTGLPLKPRTRFALEALQRLKGGTIDEAFLQHLVIDNRVYMADVLLDDVLASCRGKADLAKACGELARWNRRADGSAGSGWAYFQAFMERFARLENPWEQPFDAEDPINTPRGIDLAREEITSQLEAILFELSHQPVAAKRQIASTVDGEPIAIPGGPGELGIYNAIQTDETGEVVGGTSYIQLVSFTEQGPVARGLLAFSQATEAGSAHRHDQTRPFVSGLWKPLPFTEQQISSELKLESIELPQ from the coding sequence ATGAATACCCGGAAGATATCTACAACATTACTGGTTGCTGCCTGCTTGCTGGCAGGCTGTAGCCACAAGGAGGCAGTGGAGCGCTCCAATACCCTGATCCGCTGGACATCCTTCGGGGTTCCTCATATCACGGCGAGTGATGAGAAAGGCCTGGGGCTTGGTGTCGGGTATGCGTATGCCAGGGACAATCTCTGCCTGATGGCCGATGAAGTGGTGACGGCTCGGGGAGAGCGTTCGAAGTATTTTGGCCAGCAGGGCGTATCTTCCGCACGGCATGCGAACATGGAGTCGGATTTCTTCTTTCGCTGGCTGAATGACGAGCGCTCCGTCGCCGCCTACTGGGAGGCCCAGCCCGAAGAAATACGCCAGTTACTGTCTGGCTACGCCGAGGGCTTCAATCGTTACCTGGCCAAGGCCGGGAGCGAGTCGTCCTGCCATGCAGAGCCATGGCTCAGTCCGCTGGACGAGAAGGATCTGGTCCGGTTGATTCGCAGACTGATGGTCGAAGGGGGCGCAGGACAATTTCTCAGCGCCATCGTCGCCGCCGAACCGCCGCGTAAAACCGCCACTGACAAAGTTGCACACCGAGCGCCCAAGCTCGATCGCTTCGCCCTGGAGCGTGGCAGCAATGCCATTGCCGTAGGTGGGGAGCGCAGTGGAAATGGCAAGGGACGCCTGCTGGCAAACCCGCACTTCCCCTGGCAGGGGGCCCTGCGCTTCTACCAGATGCACCTGCAAATACCCGGAAAGCTCGATGTAATGGGGGCATCGCTGCCTGGGTTGCCCGTCGTCAATATCGGTTTCAACCGGCATGTGGCCTGGACGCATACCGTCGATACCTCCAGCCATTTCACCCTGTTCCGGCTCGAACTGGACCCGCAGCGCGAGGGGCACTATCTGCTGGACGGGCAGAGTCAGCCATTCGAGCGCCGTACCGTGCAGATAGACGTGAAAGGCGAGAATGGCGATCTGGAACGGCATGAACGAATCATCTACAGCTCGCATTTCGGGCCACTGCTGAATTGGCCAGGTGTCGCGGAATGGGACGAAAAGCATGCTTATGCATTGAAGGATGCCAACCTGGACAACCCTCGGGCGCCCGCCCAGTGGTATGCCATCAACCAGACGGATGGTGTTGCGTCACTGCGCCGTTCCATAGAAGAGATGCAGGGTATTCCTTGGGTGAATACCCTGGCGGCAGACGAGCAGGGCAATGCCCTGTTCATGAATGCCTCGGTGGTTCCCAATGTCCCCGAGCAATTGCTGCATTCATGCGCCGACACGCGGCTTCTGCAGACGGGCTTGCCCGGCCTGGACGGCAGTCGTCGTGAATGTGATTGGCAGCGTGCTGCGGGCGCGGCACAGGCGGGGATACTGCCGGCCAGCTCGCAGCCGGTGCTGGAGCGCCGGGACTTCGTACAGAACTCCAACGACAGCGCCTGGATGACCAACCCCGCCGCCCCGTTGACGGGTTTTTCGCCTCTGGTCAGCCGTACCGGTCTGCCACTCAAGCCAAGGACACGTTTCGCTCTGGAGGCGCTGCAACGACTGAAGGGCGGCACCATCGATGAAGCATTCCTGCAGCACCTGGTGATCGATAACCGTGTCTATATGGCCGATGTTCTGCTGGACGATGTGCTCGCGTCCTGTCGTGGCAAGGCGGATCTGGCCAAGGCCTGCGGTGAGTTGGCACGTTGGAACCGACGCGCCGATGGCAGTGCGGGTTCTGGCTGGGCGTATTTCCAGGCGTTCATGGAGCGATTCGCTCGACTGGAGAACCCTTGGGAACAGCCTTTTGATGCCGAGGACCCGATCAATACACCGCGCGGGATCGATCTGGCACGAGAAGAGATCACCTCACAGCTCGAGGCGATCCTGTTCGAACTGAGCCATCAGCCTGTAGCCGCCAAACGGCAGATCGCAAGCACTGTGGATGGCGAGCCCATAGCGATTCCCGGAGGACCGGGAGAGCTGGGCATCTACAACGCCATCCAGACGGACGAGACGGGTGAGGTGGTGGGTGGAACCAGCTACATCCAACTGGTCAGCTTCACCGAGCAAGGCCCTGTTGCCAGAGGGCTGCTGGCATTCTCCCAGGCGACTGAAGCCGGCTCGGCACATCGCCACGATCAGACTCGCCCGTTCGTCTCGGGCCTCTGGAAGCCACTGCCATTTACTGAACAACAAATATCATCAGAATTAAAGCTGGAAAGTATCGAGTTGCCTCAATGA
- the galU gene encoding UTP--glucose-1-phosphate uridylyltransferase GalU has translation MIKKCLFPAAGYGTRFLPATKAMPKEMLPVVNKPLIQYGVEEALAAGLNQIAMVTGRGKRALEDHFDISYELEQQIRNTDKEKYLVGIRRLIEECSFSYTRQIEMKGLGHAILSGRPLIGDEPFAVVLADDLCINLDGDPVLAQMTKLYNQFRCSIVAIQEVPTEEISRYGVIAGEMIRDDIFRVNHMVEKPKPEDAPSNLAIIGRYILTPDIFDLIEQTEPGKGGEIQITDALMKQAQSGCVLAYKFKGQRFDCGSAEGYIQATNFCYEHFYQKGKAY, from the coding sequence ATGATCAAGAAATGTCTCTTCCCGGCAGCCGGATACGGCACCCGCTTTCTGCCTGCCACCAAGGCCATGCCCAAGGAAATGCTGCCGGTCGTCAATAAGCCGCTTATCCAGTATGGCGTCGAAGAAGCCCTGGCCGCCGGCCTGAACCAGATCGCCATGGTGACCGGGCGCGGCAAGCGAGCGCTGGAGGATCACTTCGATATCAGCTACGAGCTCGAACAGCAGATCCGCAACACAGACAAGGAAAAGTACCTGGTGGGGATCCGCCGGTTGATCGAGGAGTGCAGTTTTTCCTATACCCGCCAGATCGAGATGAAAGGACTGGGTCATGCGATTCTCAGCGGCAGGCCACTGATCGGCGACGAGCCGTTCGCCGTGGTACTGGCCGATGACCTCTGTATCAACCTCGATGGCGACCCTGTCCTCGCGCAGATGACCAAGCTGTACAACCAGTTTCGTTGCTCGATCGTGGCCATCCAGGAAGTGCCGACTGAAGAGATCAGCCGCTATGGTGTGATTGCGGGTGAAATGATTCGGGACGATATTTTCCGGGTCAACCACATGGTCGAGAAGCCCAAGCCGGAAGATGCCCCCTCTAACCTGGCGATCATCGGGCGCTATATCCTGACCCCGGACATCTTCGACCTGATCGAGCAGACCGAACCAGGGAAGGGGGGCGAGATCCAGATCACCGATGCCCTGATGAAGCAGGCCCAGAGTGGGTGCGTGCTGGCCTATAAATTCAAGGGACAGCGTTTCGACTGCGGCAGCGCCGAGGGTTATATCCAGGCGACCAACTTCTGCTACGAGCATTTCTACCAGAAGGGCAAGGCCTATTGA
- a CDS encoding methyl-accepting chemotaxis protein — MSATVQEVARNASQTATASADADVESRSGVNVATQALEGIEALIQEIEKAAGVIHQVESDSANIGMILGVIKEIAEQTNLLALNAAIEAARAGEQGRGFAVVADEVRTLASRTQKSTEEIQAMIEQLQTGSRNAVQAMDSAQKRAQSGSECVGKAAQSLSVIATEVATINDMNTQIATAAEEQSAVAEEINRNINTISHIADSTSSGATQTSQISEELVQLAAELNRLVGQFKL; from the coding sequence ATGAGTGCGACCGTCCAGGAAGTGGCGCGCAACGCTTCGCAGACGGCTACCGCTTCCGCTGACGCGGATGTGGAGTCCCGCTCCGGGGTGAATGTCGCGACACAGGCGCTGGAAGGCATCGAGGCACTGATCCAGGAGATCGAGAAAGCGGCGGGCGTCATCCACCAGGTCGAAAGCGATAGCGCCAATATCGGTATGATCCTGGGCGTCATCAAGGAAATCGCCGAGCAGACCAACCTCCTCGCCCTGAACGCGGCGATCGAGGCAGCCCGAGCCGGTGAACAAGGACGCGGCTTTGCCGTGGTCGCAGATGAAGTACGCACCCTCGCCTCGCGCACGCAGAAATCCACCGAAGAAATACAGGCGATGATCGAACAGTTGCAGACCGGATCGCGCAATGCCGTGCAGGCCATGGATTCAGCCCAGAAGCGTGCGCAGAGCGGCTCTGAGTGCGTGGGCAAGGCGGCCCAGAGCCTGAGCGTGATCGCGACCGAAGTGGCGACGATCAATGACATGAACACCCAGATCGCCACGGCCGCCGAGGAGCAGAGCGCGGTGGCCGAAGAGATCAACCGCAACATCAACACGATCAGCCACATTGCCGACAGCACCTCCAGCGGTGCGACGCAGACCTCGCAGATCAGCGAAGAGCTGGTGCAACTGGCCGCCGAACTCAATCGCCTGGTGGGCCAATTCAAGCTTTGA
- a CDS encoding sodium:alanine symporter family protein, whose product MEQLLAILSAINSFIWGPFLLIPLLLLTGLYLTIRLRGLQFRVLGHAFWLAFVKRSEKGDVPGDVSHYQALATALAATVGVGNIAGVATAIGIGGPGALFWMWMTGLVGMATKYSEALLGVKYRVTDAKGEQSGGPMYYLTHGVGGTFGKSLGIAFAIFGVLASFGIGNMVQANTAAHQLYETWNISPTVSGLFISICTAVVIVGGIKSIGRFAAGVVPLMIVLYIISNIAVLVVFADRLPDAITLVFTDAFSGSAAAGGFLGSSIILAVQMGVARGIFSNESGLGTGAIAAAAAKTDKPVRQAMVSMTQTFLDTLVMVTLTAFAIIVTGAWTQEGLKGAPMTAWALEQGLGGGWGVYTVTIGVLVYAYTTILGWSYYGERCMERLWGRVAVMPYRLIFSVVVFIGAVTSLEVVWTFSDIANGLMALPNLIGLLLLSGVVVKETRDYMSRKNWKTED is encoded by the coding sequence ATGGAACAACTGCTCGCGATACTTTCGGCGATAAACTCGTTTATCTGGGGGCCTTTCCTCCTCATTCCCCTCCTCCTCCTGACCGGCCTCTACCTGACGATTCGTCTGCGTGGGCTGCAGTTCCGCGTGCTCGGGCATGCATTCTGGCTGGCGTTCGTCAAGCGCTCGGAGAAAGGTGACGTTCCCGGAGACGTCTCCCACTACCAGGCACTCGCGACCGCTCTCGCCGCTACGGTCGGTGTCGGCAATATCGCAGGGGTTGCCACGGCGATTGGAATCGGTGGCCCGGGGGCATTGTTCTGGATGTGGATGACCGGGCTGGTCGGCATGGCCACCAAGTACTCTGAAGCACTACTTGGGGTGAAATACAGGGTCACCGACGCCAAGGGCGAGCAAAGTGGCGGTCCGATGTACTACCTGACCCATGGTGTAGGCGGTACCTTCGGCAAGTCACTGGGCATTGCCTTTGCCATATTCGGCGTACTGGCGTCTTTTGGGATCGGCAACATGGTGCAAGCCAATACGGCCGCGCACCAGTTGTATGAGACCTGGAACATTTCCCCTACGGTCAGCGGCCTGTTCATATCGATCTGTACGGCAGTCGTGATCGTCGGAGGTATCAAGAGCATCGGGCGTTTCGCCGCAGGTGTCGTGCCGCTGATGATCGTGCTCTATATCATCAGCAATATTGCAGTGCTGGTTGTTTTCGCGGATCGACTGCCAGACGCCATCACCCTGGTTTTCACTGATGCATTCAGCGGTAGTGCGGCGGCTGGCGGCTTCCTCGGATCGAGCATCATCCTGGCCGTGCAGATGGGCGTCGCACGAGGCATTTTCTCCAACGAGTCGGGCCTTGGAACCGGCGCCATCGCGGCGGCAGCAGCCAAAACGGACAAACCTGTGCGCCAGGCCATGGTCTCCATGACGCAGACCTTCCTCGATACGCTGGTCATGGTCACGCTGACGGCCTTCGCCATCATCGTCACAGGTGCCTGGACCCAGGAAGGCCTCAAAGGCGCACCCATGACGGCATGGGCTCTGGAGCAAGGGCTTGGTGGCGGCTGGGGCGTCTATACGGTGACCATCGGTGTACTGGTCTATGCCTACACCACCATCCTCGGTTGGTCCTACTACGGCGAGCGTTGCATGGAGCGGCTCTGGGGCCGTGTGGCGGTGATGCCTTACCGACTGATCTTCTCGGTGGTGGTGTTCATCGGTGCGGTCACTTCCCTGGAAGTGGTGTGGACCTTCTCCGATATCGCCAACGGCCTGATGGCCCTGCCCAACCTGATCGGCCTGTTGCTGCTGTCGGGCGTGGTGGTCAAGGAGACACGCGACTACATGAGCCGCAAGAACTGGAAAACCGAAGACTGA